The sequence CGGCCGTCATGGCGGCGGTGCTGACCACTGGCACCGCCCCGGTCAGCGCGGTGCCAGAGCAGGATCCCAAGGGTGCGGCGGGTTCTGCCGCCATAGGCCCCGGGCGGGGTGGTCAAGGGACCCTGCCAGCGCGGGAGCTGGTGCTGACCTTCGCCGAAGGCGAGTACGCCGAACCGGTGAAGAGCGCGGTTACCTTGAGTTGTACCAATGTGAGCAGTGCGGCCCAGGCCGGCTCCCACCCGTCCCCCAAGGAAGCCTGCGCCGATCTGGACAAGGCCAATGCCACCCTCGCCGGGCTCCCCAAGGATCCCAATGCGGTTTGCACCATGGAATTCCGTCCGGTCACCGTGACCATCAGCGGCGCCTGGAATGGCCGATTGGTGGCGGAGCGGGCCACCTATGGCAATCTGTGCCAATTGGTCAGCAACACCGGGACGGTCTTCCGGGATTGGCCTTCCTTCTAGTGCACCCCGGGCTTTGGTTCGAGCGCGGCGCCCGGGGCGGTGGGATTGGGGGTCCCGTCAGCCCCGCCGCCAGCGCCAATCCCGCCGGCACCCGGAACCCTAGCGCGCAAGTTCACTACTACCCTTGCAGGACCCCCT is a genomic window of Candidatus Methylocalor cossyra containing:
- a CDS encoding SSI family serine proteinase inhibitor, producing MKTSPFLSRVCGPAVMAAVLTTGTAPVSAVPEQDPKGAAGSAAIGPGRGGQGTLPARELVLTFAEGEYAEPVKSAVTLSCTNVSSAAQAGSHPSPKEACADLDKANATLAGLPKDPNAVCTMEFRPVTVTISGAWNGRLVAERATYGNLCQLVSNTGTVFRDWPSF